A single region of the Lotus japonicus ecotype B-129 chromosome 4, LjGifu_v1.2 genome encodes:
- the LOC130712448 gene encoding B3 domain-containing protein At2g24670-like — MRDKKEVWKLVKSVSNYETRQMLSSKPFKPGFLDMVLSEDSEHAAQFYSEEELTQIKKLKSQLGLGGGTSKTVEKNQNQRVIRESDDQETYSHSHSHSQVEATKAKNNLRVNRKRPRIPIQEMVLDDEEEDEAVLAKPAKKKSRKKIASENVQELPLEIRNRIAELNGTNTQFLMSKKLYNTDVKANNNRLSMPENSIKCEFRELSLQGVEVTVLDPCLREHPLVLKKWKMNSVFVYNLIKNWNKVVSENHFQKDHELQIWSFKILKFINPIL; from the exons ATGAGGGACAAGAAAGAAGTATGGAAACTGGTGAAAAGTGTTTCAAACTATGAAACACGTCAAATGCTGTCTTCCAAACCCTTCAAGCCTGGCTTTCTTGACATGGTATTGTCAGAGGATTCAGAGCATGCAGCACAGTTTTACAGTGAAGAAGAATTGACTCAGATCAAGAAATTGAAATCACAGCTTGGATTGGGAGGAGGAACTTCAAAGACTGtagagaaaaatcagaatcagagggTGATCAGAGAAAGTGATGATCAAGAAACGTACtcacattcacattcacattcacaGGTTGAAGCGACAAAGGCAAAGAATAATCTGAGGGTGAATAGAAAAAGGCCCAGAATTCCAATTCAAGAAATGGTtcttgatgatgaagaagaggatgaaGCAGTACTCGCCAAACCcgcaaagaaaaaatcaagaaagaaGATTGCTTCAGAGAATGTGCAAGAGTTGCCTTTAGAGATCAGGAACCGAATTGCAGAGTTGAATGGTACTAATACTCAATTTCTCATGAGCAAGAAACTCTACAACACCGACGTCAAGGCGAATAACAACCGTCTGTCTATGCCGGAAAATAGTATCAAGTGTGAGTTCCgggaattgagtttg CAAGGTGTGGAAGTGACTGTGTTGGACCCATGTCTCAGAGAACACCCTTTGGTCTTGAAGAAGTGGAAGATGAACAGTGTCTTCGTCTACAATTTGATCAAGAATTGGAACAAGGTTGTATCTGAGAATCAtttccaaaaagaccatgaacTCCAAATTTGGTCTTTTAAG ATATTGAAATTTATTAATCCCATTCTTTAA